AAGGTGGGGTTCCAGATTGATCATGTCACCGGAAGCCATTATATCCTGCGACATCCAGATGGGCGGCGCGTGGTTGTTCCTTATCATGCTGGCCGGGACATTAAACGCGGGGTGCTGCGGGCGATCATCCGTCAATCGGGGTTGACGGT
The Blastocatellia bacterium genome window above contains:
- a CDS encoding type II toxin-antitoxin system HicA family toxin, coding for MSRLPALKPDEVIRKLQKVGFQIDHVTGSHYILRHPDGRRVVVPYHAGRDIKRGVLRAIIRQSGLTVEEFLKL